A single region of the Idiomarinaceae bacterium HL-53 genome encodes:
- a CDS encoding tRNA 5-methylaminomethyl-2-thiouridine biosynthesis bifunctional protein: MPSSEIQYANLQFDADHTPESLRHGDIYFTRGQGKSESEYVFLHQNGFPERWQRQQHSFCVAETGFGTGLNFFLTANSFLEHAPANTQLHFISFELFPLSPQDFRRASQAWPEYQALVEEIISHYPQPIAGLHRLQIHPRITLDLVFGDVTQTAPDWAKLNKNSVDAWFLDGFAPSKNPDMWQPTLFSALYNSMKTNGTFATFTAQGNVRRGLTSAGLAVKKASGFGHKRDMLVGRKMSLALPAPKLPTHIMIVGGGIAAASLLYKLKTFQGKITWVYDSLASGASGNAQASIYPALQAQWNYFSEFYAHAFCFAKRFYEPWQNTLVHWPGVHLKTRSAEDAERLQKVLSNPMYPSTLIDRGKYGALIPQAGWGKPPELVHALVEHALSYRTQHHLKTAQLSDTRLASLSFINRGVKCNLHNLETSLEVDHLILAAGAQLTEIIANLPIRPVQGQVTQLAWRTPPAATPELSAQVFCQKGYATPPANGAFCIGATFRKGITDLRVTDEENLENIQQFNAMTGANVEPEDIISARSSIRATTPDHLPMVGKLRGLPVSVLGGLGARGFTSAPFCAEIIVSELLQKPLPCMQKLYTRLSPNRFNPSSPDD, translated from the coding sequence ATGCCTAGTTCTGAAATTCAATATGCCAATCTTCAGTTTGATGCAGACCATACGCCTGAATCATTACGCCACGGTGACATTTACTTCACACGAGGGCAAGGCAAGTCTGAAAGTGAATACGTATTCCTTCATCAAAACGGTTTTCCTGAGCGCTGGCAGCGCCAGCAGCATTCTTTCTGCGTGGCAGAGACAGGGTTTGGGACTGGACTAAATTTTTTTCTAACGGCCAATTCTTTTTTAGAACATGCCCCTGCAAATACGCAGTTACACTTTATCAGCTTTGAGCTCTTCCCACTTTCGCCTCAGGATTTCCGTCGCGCAAGCCAAGCCTGGCCCGAATATCAAGCTCTCGTTGAAGAGATTATCAGCCATTATCCACAACCCATTGCAGGCCTGCATCGGCTTCAAATTCACCCGCGTATTACACTTGATTTAGTGTTTGGTGATGTCACTCAGACCGCGCCTGACTGGGCAAAACTAAACAAAAACTCAGTCGATGCATGGTTTCTAGATGGGTTCGCGCCCAGTAAAAACCCTGATATGTGGCAACCTACACTTTTCAGTGCGCTCTATAATAGCATGAAAACCAATGGAACCTTTGCAACCTTCACTGCGCAAGGAAACGTACGTCGCGGGCTTACAAGCGCAGGGCTAGCAGTCAAGAAGGCATCGGGGTTTGGGCACAAGCGCGACATGTTAGTCGGTCGAAAAATGAGCTTGGCCTTACCCGCGCCCAAACTTCCGACACATATTATGATTGTAGGCGGAGGCATTGCTGCCGCTTCCCTACTCTACAAACTCAAAACTTTTCAAGGCAAAATTACGTGGGTTTATGACTCACTTGCCAGTGGTGCCTCTGGCAACGCACAGGCTTCTATTTACCCCGCTCTACAGGCACAGTGGAATTACTTCAGTGAATTCTATGCGCACGCATTTTGCTTTGCGAAACGGTTTTATGAGCCATGGCAAAACACACTTGTTCATTGGCCCGGTGTACACTTAAAGACGCGGTCAGCAGAAGATGCAGAGCGACTACAGAAAGTGCTCTCAAACCCAATGTACCCGAGCACTCTCATAGACCGTGGCAAATATGGCGCTTTGATACCTCAAGCTGGTTGGGGAAAACCACCTGAGCTTGTCCACGCGCTTGTTGAGCACGCGCTCTCCTATCGTACTCAGCATCATTTGAAAACCGCTCAGCTAAGCGATACCCGGTTAGCGTCTCTCTCTTTCATCAATCGCGGCGTGAAATGTAACTTACATAATCTTGAAACATCGCTCGAAGTTGATCACTTGATACTTGCAGCGGGCGCGCAGCTTACCGAGATTATAGCTAATCTTCCGATTCGGCCTGTGCAGGGTCAGGTTACGCAACTTGCTTGGCGCACTCCTCCGGCAGCTACCCCCGAATTAAGTGCGCAAGTATTCTGTCAGAAGGGCTACGCGACGCCTCCTGCGAATGGCGCGTTCTGCATTGGTGCAACCTTTCGAAAAGGCATCACTGATTTGCGCGTCACTGACGAAGAGAATTTAGAAAATATTCAGCAGTTCAATGCAATGACCGGTGCGAATGTGGAACCTGAAGACATTATAAGCGCACGCAGCTCGATTCGTGCGACCACGCCCGATCACTTGCCGATGGTCGGTAAGCTAAGAGGGCTGCCCGTGTCGGTGTTGGGAGGTCTTGGCGCAAGAGGATTCACCAGTGCGCCTTTCTGCGCAGAAATTATAGTGAGTGAGTTGCTACAAAAACCACTCCCTTGTATGCAGAAACTTTATACCAGGCTCTCGCCAAATCGCTTTAACCCTTCATCGCCGGATGATTGA
- a CDS encoding Diadenosine tetraphosphate (Ap4A) hydrolase, protein MHFELHEQLAKDTEIAGDFPLSRVCVMNDENFPWVILVPRVPNVREIYELQAMEQQQLLQESSRLGMWLMREFNGDKLNIGALGNMVPQLHVHHIVRFESDPAWPAPVWGKCAANPYSSDAIEQFAGKLRAQLKLRSIA, encoded by the coding sequence ATGCATTTTGAGTTACACGAGCAATTGGCAAAAGACACGGAGATAGCGGGAGATTTCCCGCTATCTCGCGTGTGTGTCATGAATGACGAGAATTTCCCCTGGGTTATTCTGGTTCCGCGTGTCCCAAATGTTCGCGAAATCTATGAACTACAAGCGATGGAGCAACAGCAATTGCTACAAGAGTCATCGAGACTAGGTATGTGGTTAATGCGTGAATTTAACGGGGACAAGCTGAACATCGGCGCACTTGGCAATATGGTGCCACAACTCCATGTGCATCATATCGTGCGCTTTGAAAGTGATCCTGCCTGGCCTGCGCCGGTTTGGGGAAAATGCGCAGCTAACCCTTATAGCTCAGACGCTATCGAACAATTCGCCGGCAAATTGAGAGCGCAATTAAAGCTGCGCTCAATCGCTTAA
- a CDS encoding iron complex outermembrane recepter protein — protein MKLKKSFIAKQVALALAFASSTQLAFAQQESDEGTETDQHDHSYERIVVTASPLQKSAIDSAQPIYVMSADELREFQAATLGETLRNIVGVQASYFSPTASSPIIRGLDGPRVRILQNGLDVADISRGGPDHAISTETSTAQQVEIFRGPSTLLFGSGASGGVVNVVDNRVPRFIDEGISGQYGLNYNSVSQEQLASAELNARNGNFAFHLDAFQRDADDYEVPTFVNDEGEESDHIENSFTEDSGFTLGASYLLDNGFIGFSAGRLEREYGIPGHEHHGHDHGHEEEYHDEEDHGHEEEHEHGEEHDHEEGVFAKFKQDRYQILSSFENPIPGFERLDLNLGYTELTHSEIEEEMIGSGFAVEQSELRIAATHAPIAGWRGAVGVQVEQRDYESNGEEAFTPSSETDLTGIFWLVERNFGDLTVEAGARYEQVSLKTAEFNTLDYTPGSFSLGFRYQVNENLQYALNASYSERAPQANELFSNGMHFATSTYELGGIYELHEEHHEEHHEEHHEEEHEEEHAGEPHLELYHLEVASNALASEKSNNIDLGVHYQTERFHVEANVFLNDIDDFIYQQNTGIMSNQLELDHAHDEEHAGHDEHEGHGHDEEGLPVYLYQQQDARLFGYEVSGHYQVTQNWHIDAFTDYTRAKFVNGGNIPRIPAQRIGATLKYTQPTWDAALGMTRYADQNKVGENEEATDGFSLVNLRLNYYPGMFANQDVSVYFKVENLTDELGFVHSSFIKEDAPLPGRNIGIGVRAYF, from the coding sequence ATGAAGTTAAAGAAGTCCTTTATCGCCAAGCAAGTTGCGCTCGCATTGGCGTTTGCAAGTTCAACTCAGCTAGCCTTCGCACAACAAGAAAGTGACGAAGGGACTGAAACAGACCAGCATGATCATAGTTATGAGCGAATTGTGGTGACCGCCTCCCCGCTACAAAAGTCAGCAATTGACAGCGCGCAACCGATCTATGTCATGAGCGCAGATGAACTGCGAGAATTTCAAGCCGCCACGCTCGGTGAAACGCTAAGAAATATAGTGGGTGTGCAAGCAAGTTACTTCAGCCCGACTGCGAGCAGCCCGATTATTCGCGGGCTTGATGGCCCCCGTGTGCGGATTCTCCAAAATGGCCTCGATGTAGCCGATATTTCTCGCGGGGGCCCCGACCATGCTATTTCGACCGAAACCAGTACCGCCCAGCAAGTTGAGATTTTCCGTGGTCCTTCAACACTCTTATTTGGTAGCGGCGCCAGCGGTGGTGTGGTGAATGTCGTTGATAATCGCGTTCCGCGCTTTATCGACGAGGGTATTTCAGGACAATACGGCCTCAACTACAACTCTGTAAGCCAAGAACAACTTGCGAGTGCGGAGCTGAATGCTCGTAATGGCAACTTCGCATTTCATTTAGACGCATTTCAGCGCGATGCGGATGACTACGAAGTACCTACGTTCGTGAATGATGAAGGTGAAGAGAGCGACCACATTGAAAACAGTTTTACTGAAGACAGTGGTTTTACGCTCGGTGCGAGCTACTTATTAGACAATGGCTTTATTGGCTTTTCAGCCGGTCGTTTAGAGCGCGAGTACGGTATTCCGGGACATGAACATCACGGCCACGATCATGGTCATGAAGAGGAATATCATGATGAAGAAGACCACGGACACGAAGAAGAACATGAGCACGGCGAAGAGCACGATCATGAAGAAGGTGTATTCGCAAAGTTCAAACAAGATCGATATCAAATATTAAGCTCATTCGAAAATCCAATCCCTGGTTTTGAGCGCCTAGACCTGAATTTGGGTTATACCGAGCTTACCCATAGCGAAATTGAAGAAGAGATGATTGGTTCAGGGTTTGCAGTTGAGCAATCAGAACTCCGTATCGCGGCCACACATGCACCGATTGCTGGCTGGCGAGGCGCTGTGGGTGTACAAGTAGAGCAACGTGACTATGAGTCGAATGGAGAGGAAGCGTTTACTCCTTCTTCTGAAACCGATTTAACCGGCATCTTCTGGCTTGTAGAACGTAACTTTGGTGACCTCACGGTAGAGGCGGGCGCGCGCTATGAGCAAGTGAGCCTGAAAACGGCTGAATTCAACACGCTCGACTATACACCCGGAAGCTTCTCATTAGGTTTCCGGTATCAGGTGAATGAGAATCTTCAATATGCGTTAAACGCAAGCTACAGCGAACGCGCACCACAAGCCAATGAGTTATTTTCTAATGGTATGCACTTTGCCACTAGCACTTATGAGCTTGGCGGCATCTACGAGCTTCATGAGGAGCACCACGAGGAGCACCACGAGGAGCACCACGAGGAAGAGCACGAGGAAGAGCACGCGGGCGAACCTCACTTGGAGTTGTATCACCTAGAAGTTGCAAGTAATGCCCTTGCTAGTGAGAAGTCAAACAATATTGATCTCGGAGTACATTATCAGACTGAGCGCTTTCACGTTGAAGCCAATGTGTTCTTAAACGATATAGACGACTTCATCTATCAGCAAAATACCGGCATCATGTCAAACCAACTTGAGCTTGACCATGCGCATGATGAAGAGCACGCAGGTCATGACGAACATGAGGGGCATGGTCACGATGAAGAAGGGTTGCCGGTTTACTTGTACCAGCAGCAAGATGCTCGCCTATTCGGCTATGAAGTTTCGGGCCACTATCAAGTTACGCAGAACTGGCATATTGATGCATTCACCGATTACACACGAGCTAAATTCGTTAATGGCGGAAACATTCCACGAATTCCAGCGCAACGGATTGGTGCTACGTTAAAGTATACACAGCCAACATGGGACGCTGCCCTCGGCATGACTCGTTATGCAGATCAAAACAAAGTGGGCGAGAATGAAGAGGCGACTGACGGGTTCTCACTCGTAAATTTGCGCTTGAACTATTACCCGGGCATGTTCGCAAACCAAGATGTATCGGTGTATTTCAAGGTTGAAAATCTGACCGATGAATTAGGTTTTGTGCATAGTTCGTTTATTAAAGAAGATGCGCCACTCCCAGGTCGTAATATCGGTATCGGAGTTCGTGCATACTTCTGA
- a CDS encoding 3-oxoacyl-[acyl-carrier-protein] synthase I, with product MRRAVITGIGVVSSIGNNQQEVLASLKAGRSGITRSESFAEMGLRCQVWGDLKIDVSEHIDRKALRFMGDAAAYAFISLEQAIADAGLTDAEVSNERTGLVVGSGGASGEHQVAAADILREKGVKRVGPYMVPRCMASTTSACLATPKQIKGVNYSISSACATSAHCIGHALELIQLGKQDRVFAGGGEELHWTLGMEFDAMGALSTKYNDTPEHASRTYDANRDGFVPSGGGGMLVIEELETALARGAKIYAEIVGYGATSDGYDMVAPSGEGAVRCMKMAMANLDAPIDYLNTHGTSTPVGDVKELEAIREVFGANTPAISATKAMTGHALGAAGVHEAIFSLLMMRDGFIAPSINIDSLDEKASGMNIVREPQSATLNTVMSNSFGFGGTNASLVFKRFA from the coding sequence ATGAGAAGAGCTGTGATTACCGGGATCGGTGTGGTTTCGAGCATTGGTAATAATCAACAAGAAGTTTTAGCGTCACTCAAAGCTGGGCGTTCAGGCATTACACGGTCTGAAAGTTTTGCAGAAATGGGGCTGCGTTGCCAAGTTTGGGGCGATTTAAAAATCGACGTAAGCGAGCACATTGACCGAAAAGCACTTCGTTTTATGGGAGACGCCGCGGCATATGCATTCATTTCTCTCGAGCAAGCAATTGCAGACGCAGGTTTAACAGATGCGGAAGTTTCAAATGAGCGTACGGGCTTGGTTGTGGGTTCTGGAGGCGCTTCGGGAGAGCATCAAGTAGCGGCTGCCGATATTTTGCGCGAAAAGGGAGTGAAACGTGTCGGCCCATACATGGTGCCACGATGCATGGCTTCAACAACCTCAGCGTGTTTGGCAACCCCTAAGCAAATCAAAGGTGTGAATTATTCCATTAGTTCAGCTTGTGCAACGAGTGCACACTGTATCGGTCACGCGCTGGAGTTGATTCAGCTTGGTAAACAAGATCGCGTGTTTGCTGGCGGCGGAGAAGAGCTTCACTGGACCTTGGGTATGGAGTTTGACGCGATGGGCGCACTCAGTACCAAGTATAACGATACACCAGAGCATGCCTCGCGTACGTATGACGCGAACCGCGATGGATTTGTTCCTTCAGGCGGCGGCGGTATGCTCGTGATTGAAGAGTTAGAGACCGCTCTAGCGCGTGGTGCGAAGATCTACGCGGAAATTGTCGGCTATGGCGCAACTTCGGATGGCTACGATATGGTGGCTCCTTCAGGTGAAGGTGCAGTGCGTTGTATGAAAATGGCCATGGCCAACCTTGACGCGCCAATTGACTACTTGAACACACACGGCACCAGTACACCGGTAGGCGATGTGAAGGAGTTAGAGGCGATTCGTGAAGTATTCGGTGCTAACACGCCAGCAATTAGTGCAACAAAAGCAATGACTGGGCATGCACTCGGAGCCGCGGGCGTTCATGAAGCAATTTTCTCTTTGCTGATGATGCGTGATGGCTTTATCGCGCCTTCTATTAATATCGACTCGCTTGACGAAAAGGCGAGCGGTATGAACATTGTGCGTGAGCCACAATCAGCAACATTGAACACTGTGATGTCGAATAGCTTTGGCTTCGGTGGTACGAACGCGTCGCTAGTATTTAAGCGCTTCGCATAA
- a CDS encoding PA domain-containing protein, which translates to MLKITTISWKVASISALALGFLTACGAPSEPTEIRAEGRAIQSHLEFLASDLLEGRDTGTQSHEIASAYIAAQFQRMGVAPAGTDGYYQRVPLRTARVIPDSQKFTIHNESGESRSLVYPRDFLMGPSVFETESSVTAPLVFVGYGMVSDQFEIDDYANLDVSGAIVVTLSGLPEGLPSEEAAHLNSIKTELAVERGAVGMISIHTPKREETVPYERAIFYANSPRVRWIGENGVPQNAYPEMKGGATINYEAAEALFANVPVTGEEIYAQMAAGERPVGMPLDLSVTLEKSSTYEDMDSPNVIGMIEGSDPALKDEYIIYTAHSDHIGPVRSVEGPAEFNNGAMDNASGVSVMLETARMFADLVASGERPKRSILFAAVTAEERGLLGADYFAHNPTVPIENIVANVNLDMPVLLYDFADVVAFGANHSTLADAVAIAAGKFGIESAPDPMPEQALFTRSDHYTLVKQGVPAVFLMTGFTSKNPDENAGEIWQRFLREQYHRPTDEVSTLSQVYGGIRYGAAATFADINFEIGKTIANDTARPEWNEDSYFGRVFAGGENSIRH; encoded by the coding sequence ATGCTTAAAATAACAACAATCTCATGGAAAGTAGCTTCCATTTCAGCCCTTGCTTTAGGTTTTTTGACCGCCTGTGGTGCTCCTTCGGAGCCTACAGAAATTAGAGCTGAAGGGCGTGCCATTCAATCGCACCTTGAATTCTTAGCAAGCGATCTTCTAGAAGGTCGTGATACAGGTACGCAATCTCATGAAATCGCCTCGGCCTATATTGCAGCTCAATTTCAGCGTATGGGTGTCGCACCTGCGGGTACCGATGGATACTACCAACGCGTGCCATTAAGAACCGCGCGAGTGATTCCGGACAGTCAGAAATTCACCATCCATAATGAATCAGGCGAGAGCCGTAGCTTAGTGTATCCGCGTGATTTTCTGATGGGACCGAGTGTATTTGAAACAGAGTCGTCAGTAACTGCACCGCTCGTGTTTGTTGGTTACGGCATGGTGTCAGATCAATTTGAAATTGACGATTATGCAAATCTAGATGTGAGCGGTGCCATTGTGGTGACATTGTCAGGACTGCCAGAAGGACTTCCAAGTGAGGAGGCGGCTCACCTAAATAGCATTAAAACAGAGCTTGCCGTGGAGCGTGGTGCAGTTGGTATGATTAGCATTCATACGCCCAAGCGTGAAGAAACCGTACCTTATGAGCGTGCTATTTTCTATGCGAATTCACCGCGTGTGCGCTGGATTGGTGAAAATGGCGTGCCGCAGAACGCTTATCCAGAAATGAAAGGGGGGGCAACCATTAATTATGAGGCCGCTGAAGCCTTGTTCGCAAACGTACCCGTTACTGGAGAAGAAATTTACGCGCAAATGGCCGCAGGTGAGCGTCCTGTCGGAATGCCTTTAGATTTATCAGTGACACTAGAGAAGTCGTCCACCTATGAAGACATGGATAGCCCGAATGTAATTGGCATGATCGAGGGTAGCGATCCTGCATTGAAAGATGAATACATTATTTATACGGCCCACTCGGACCATATCGGACCGGTAAGAAGCGTAGAAGGGCCTGCAGAGTTTAATAATGGTGCGATGGACAACGCGTCAGGCGTTTCAGTTATGCTAGAAACAGCGCGTATGTTTGCAGATTTAGTGGCGAGTGGGGAACGTCCTAAGCGCTCTATTCTATTCGCAGCGGTCACTGCAGAAGAGCGTGGTTTGCTTGGTGCGGATTATTTTGCTCACAACCCGACGGTACCGATTGAGAACATTGTAGCAAACGTAAACTTGGATATGCCGGTACTTTTATATGATTTTGCTGATGTCGTTGCGTTTGGTGCGAATCACTCGACGCTAGCCGATGCGGTTGCGATTGCAGCCGGAAAATTTGGTATTGAAAGCGCGCCCGATCCGATGCCCGAGCAAGCACTATTTACACGCTCAGATCACTACACATTAGTAAAGCAGGGTGTGCCCGCCGTGTTTTTAATGACCGGTTTTACGTCGAAGAATCCAGATGAAAATGCCGGTGAAATTTGGCAACGCTTCTTACGTGAACAATATCATCGACCGACTGATGAAGTGAGTACGCTCAGTCAAGTTTATGGTGGCATTCGCTATGGCGCGGCGGCGACTTTTGCCGATATCAACTTCGAAATTGGTAAAACGATTGCAAACGATACAGCGCGGCCTGAGTGGAACGAAGACAGCTACTTCGGTCGTGTGTTTGCAGGCGGCGAAAATAGTATTCGCCATTAA
- a CDS encoding aspartate-semialdehyde dehydrogenase, giving the protein MALELNVAVLGATGLVGKQMIECLEERKFPVGVFHAVASSRSVGKEVEFRGESYVVEDAESFDWSQVDIAFFSAGGSVSAKYAPVAADAGCVVIDNTSHFRYEPDIPLVVPEVNGHALADFRNRNIIANPNCSTIQMLVALKPLHDQFGVDRINVATYQSVSGAGASGVDELAKQTAQLLNGKPVEAEAFARQIAFNCIPQIDVFLDNDYTKEEMKMVWETQKILGDPDIRVNATAVRVPVFFGHAEAIHLELRQPVDIHAVKDALANATGVVLLDDRADYPTQVGNAAGHDEVFVGRVRQDISHPQGVNLWVVADNVRKGAATNSVQIAEYLLENYW; this is encoded by the coding sequence ATGGCACTTGAATTAAATGTAGCGGTACTAGGTGCGACTGGTTTAGTCGGAAAACAAATGATTGAGTGCTTAGAAGAGCGTAAATTTCCTGTGGGTGTTTTCCATGCGGTGGCGAGTAGCCGCTCTGTCGGTAAAGAAGTTGAATTCCGTGGTGAGAGTTATGTGGTAGAAGACGCCGAAAGTTTCGATTGGAGCCAAGTTGATATTGCCTTTTTCTCCGCAGGTGGAAGTGTTTCAGCAAAGTATGCACCCGTGGCTGCAGACGCCGGCTGTGTGGTGATCGATAACACGTCCCACTTCCGTTATGAGCCTGATATTCCATTGGTGGTACCCGAAGTCAATGGTCACGCATTAGCTGATTTTAGAAACCGCAATATCATCGCAAACCCTAATTGCTCAACGATTCAAATGTTGGTGGCGCTGAAGCCGTTGCATGATCAATTTGGTGTTGACCGTATCAATGTTGCAACCTATCAATCTGTTTCTGGCGCAGGCGCTTCTGGCGTTGACGAATTGGCGAAGCAAACGGCGCAACTGCTGAATGGAAAGCCTGTTGAGGCAGAAGCGTTTGCACGGCAAATTGCCTTTAATTGCATTCCACAAATCGACGTATTTCTTGATAACGATTACACCAAAGAAGAGATGAAAATGGTGTGGGAAACCCAGAAAATTTTGGGCGACCCGGACATTCGAGTGAATGCGACGGCCGTTCGCGTTCCTGTATTTTTTGGTCATGCCGAGGCGATTCATTTAGAGTTACGTCAGCCGGTTGATATCCACGCGGTGAAAGACGCCCTAGCGAATGCAACAGGAGTCGTTTTACTTGATGATCGCGCAGATTACCCGACCCAGGTGGGGAACGCCGCTGGGCACGATGAAGTGTTTGTCGGACGCGTGCGTCAAGATATCAGTCATCCACAGGGCGTCAATCTTTGGGTGGTGGCGGACAATGTACGCAAAGGTGCGGCCACAAACAGTGTTCAAATCGCTGAATACTTGCTAGAAAACTATTGGTAA
- a CDS encoding erythronate-4-phosphate dehydrogenase, producing the protein MKFLIHNNLPKLPELLADCGEVRIFSGRVPPQNELRNTDVLLIRSVTQVTSELLDHAPQLRFLGTGTIGTDHVDTAACEARGVEFCSTPGANAISVGEYVLAATLTLANRKQRCLQGLNALVVGAGHTGSQAGAKLAALGMRVRFIDPNPTLPRDNKEFCDWSALAEADVISFHVPLLKTGANPTFHLLNADRLKLLKSDAILINASRGAVINNSALFELLARHDKNIHVVLDVWEGEPQVMTELVPHVEIATPHIAGHSIEGKLRASYMLYEKVLGKFPALQQTKQWCDIALPPLPKEVPWQTLDSGLEMQKQVLQSISRVYNIEQDDQSFRAQGLTREGFDALRQNYSIRRELSALKIKCRASNANALQAIGFGVELTSEPA; encoded by the coding sequence ATGAAATTCCTGATACACAATAACCTACCCAAACTTCCAGAATTACTTGCCGACTGCGGTGAGGTTCGTATTTTTTCTGGGCGCGTTCCGCCTCAAAATGAACTTAGAAATACCGATGTTTTGTTGATCCGCTCCGTCACACAAGTTACCTCTGAATTATTAGACCATGCGCCGCAACTACGCTTTCTTGGAACTGGAACCATTGGTACTGACCACGTTGACACGGCGGCTTGCGAGGCTCGAGGGGTCGAGTTTTGTAGTACGCCAGGGGCCAACGCGATATCGGTGGGCGAATATGTGCTTGCCGCCACGCTGACTCTGGCCAATCGCAAACAACGCTGCTTGCAAGGTTTGAATGCACTTGTAGTGGGTGCCGGTCATACGGGAAGTCAAGCAGGCGCTAAGTTAGCTGCACTGGGTATGCGGGTTCGTTTCATCGATCCGAATCCGACCTTGCCTCGTGATAACAAAGAGTTCTGTGATTGGAGCGCACTTGCCGAAGCAGATGTGATTTCCTTTCATGTGCCGCTATTAAAAACCGGAGCAAATCCTACGTTTCATTTGTTGAATGCTGACCGTCTAAAATTGTTGAAGTCGGATGCGATATTGATCAATGCGAGCCGCGGTGCGGTTATCAATAACAGTGCATTATTTGAGTTGCTAGCGCGTCACGATAAGAACATTCATGTTGTCCTCGATGTCTGGGAAGGAGAGCCTCAAGTAATGACTGAGCTCGTGCCGCACGTGGAAATCGCAACACCTCATATCGCGGGGCACAGCATTGAGGGTAAGTTACGTGCAAGCTATATGTTGTACGAAAAGGTATTAGGTAAGTTTCCAGCGCTGCAGCAAACAAAACAATGGTGCGATATCGCATTGCCGCCATTACCTAAAGAGGTGCCTTGGCAAACGCTAGATTCCGGGCTCGAGATGCAAAAACAAGTGCTGCAAAGTATTTCTCGCGTCTATAATATTGAACAAGATGATCAGAGTTTTCGGGCGCAAGGGCTCACAAGAGAGGGCTTTGACGCGCTGCGTCAGAATTACTCAATTCGGCGTGAGTTAAGTGCGTTAAAGATAAAATGTCGAGCATCGAACGCTAACGCGCTGCAAGCAATCGGTTTTGGGGTAGAGCTTACCTCTGAACCTGCGTAA
- a CDS encoding YfcL protein, which translates to MSKLTIAEMADQLDAVFDQIVQQGNDDELFASGYLRGHFDLVVAKLTMAEEDDTDLFWQALEKSLADSEAELKTIDRDLVQGMLNRLKKTVNHPAMKG; encoded by the coding sequence ATGTCGAAGCTTACTATTGCCGAAATGGCCGATCAATTAGACGCGGTGTTTGATCAAATAGTGCAGCAAGGGAATGACGATGAATTATTTGCCAGTGGCTATTTGCGTGGGCACTTCGATCTTGTCGTCGCGAAATTGACAATGGCTGAAGAAGACGACACAGACCTGTTTTGGCAAGCGCTGGAAAAAAGTTTGGCTGATAGCGAAGCAGAGCTTAAAACCATTGATCGTGATTTAGTTCAAGGCATGCTAAATCGACTGAAAAAAACCGTCAATCATCCGGCGATGAAGGGTTAA
- a CDS encoding flavodoxin II — translation MSEFKIGLFYGSSTCYTEMAAEKIRDFIGAEIVDLYNIKDIPLSKAEEYDLLIFGISTWDFGELQDDWESHWQEASTLNLAGKTLALYGMGDQEGYTDWFQDALGMLHEAVAQPGLKRIGFWPNEGYDFNASKALTTDKKLFVGLALDEDSQYELSDERIAMWCTQVLEEIAGV, via the coding sequence ATGAGTGAATTTAAAATTGGCTTGTTTTACGGCTCGTCTACTTGTTACACGGAAATGGCAGCAGAGAAAATTCGTGACTTTATTGGCGCTGAAATTGTCGATTTATACAATATTAAGGACATTCCCTTAAGCAAAGCGGAAGAGTACGACCTACTCATTTTCGGTATCTCAACTTGGGATTTTGGGGAATTACAAGACGATTGGGAAAGCCATTGGCAGGAAGCGAGCACGCTCAATCTCGCTGGCAAAACACTTGCTCTCTATGGCATGGGCGACCAAGAAGGCTACACCGATTGGTTTCAAGACGCGCTTGGCATGTTGCACGAGGCGGTGGCTCAACCCGGCCTGAAGCGGATTGGCTTCTGGCCAAATGAAGGCTATGACTTTAACGCGTCGAAAGCCTTAACTACAGACAAAAAACTCTTTGTGGGGCTTGCGCTAGATGAAGATAGCCAATATGAACTCTCCGACGAGCGCATTGCCATGTGGTGCACGCAAGTTTTAGAGGAAATTGCAGGCGTTTAA